Within Triticum dicoccoides isolate Atlit2015 ecotype Zavitan chromosome 1B, WEW_v2.0, whole genome shotgun sequence, the genomic segment AGCAggacggcggggcggggcgggaggCCGCTGCTGGGCGGCAGCGCCGGGGGCGGGAGGCGCGGGAAGCCATCCAAGGCGATCATGGCCGCGCTgctgctggcgtcggtggcgctgCTGCTCCTCCTGGCGCTCGGCGCGCTCTCGCTGCCGGCCGGCTCCGGCCGCGGCGCGGTCCTCTCGCTCCCGCGCCCGCGCTTCCGCAGATCCGCGTTCGAGTCGTGCGTCCCCGCCTCCCCCTCCGACGTCCACGGCCTCCCTGATCTGCCGTGTTCGTTGCCCGCGCACGCTGTCCCTTTTATCCCGAGATTGACGTGGTGCTTGTTGTTCTCCGTTATCGTCGTGCAGGAGGCTGGAGAAGCGCGGGGAGAAAGGGGAGCCGTGGACGGAGGTTCTGTCGTGGGAGCCACGGGCGTTCATCTACCACAACTTCCTCGTGAGTCTCTTGCCCCCATTCTGTTTTTTGGTTTGGGCCGAAGCGGCTGCCTCTTTATTCTTACGTGCTTTGTTATCGGTTCTATAGGATGCGGGTTGGGAGATCTTGAGATTTGTGTCGGTGATTCTAGGCTATTGTTGGATTCCAGTTAAGAGCTCGTTGTAAACATTGGCCTATCCGTACCAGATTAGATTCGTTAAGTAAAATCCGAAATGCTTGTACTTCAGTCGCAAGAATGCTAGTTATGATGTGAATTAGGTACAGAAAATTGCGCATGAAGGAAACAGATGTGAGCTGGACGCCACTGGCATTTCACTGTAGAGGGCTTGTACATGCAGCCGCGCCCGGACATGGCTCTTGTTGAGTTCATGTGTATTATTCATCTAGGAATCCTCATATATATAGTCACACATAATTTGTGCTTCGAATCTGCTTGACCTTCAAGCCAGGGGCTCAAACTCAGAAGTTCAGGCACATGGGCTTTGATCAAAGAAGTAGATGATAAATATCAAGACTTGCATTAGAAACTTGGCACTGTGATTATTACTATCCAAAATGCCTTTTGGAAGGTGTTTACTTCTGATGACATTGCATAATAGGAGATGAAGAAATGTCATGTGTATTTTTTGTATTTATTACACCTGGTTGCTATTACCGCAAGTATTTATCATCTATGTTAGTTCGCTTCAAATAGCGATCAGGGTATGACTTGACTTTACTGCTGCTCTCAGTCCAAGGAAGAATGTCAATATTTAATTTCATTGGCAAAGCCTCACATGAAGAAGTCGACCGTGGTTGATTCTGCAACTGGAGGGAGTAAAGATAGCAGGTTTGGACACTGCAAATTCTTCTTTCTCTTGGAACTGTTACGGGACCTGATGCCCACTTACGCTTAATGAAATGTATTCAGGGTGCGAACGAGTTCAGGAACATTTCTTAAAAGAGGCCAGGATAAAATTGTTCGCACCATTGAGAAAAGAATATCAGATTTCACCTTCATACCTGTAGGTATGGCATACCTACCAATATCATGGATACTTGGATGTTTCTTTACCTTTCTATGTTTTTGCTAGTATGCCTAGGGAAAAGATTACTGCTGAACTTAAGGTCTGAATATATTTTAAATACACTGCATTGTTCATTTGAAGAACTTTTCAGCTTTAATTCAGCATAAATGAATTGAACACCACCTCAAATTATCTATAAGTGTCATTTTGTTTTACTGAAAAGTTATAACTATAGCTGCTCTTCCAAATCTGAACTGTAATTTTGTATACTTCATTTTTAGGCTGATGCATTAGTCTTCGTCATGGTATAATTTCAAAGTTTTGATTAGCATGCAGTACTGTGTGTCATTGATTCACCAAAAGTGCACTGGCTTGCGACTTAGTTTGAATAGTTCATCATGGAGTATTAAGTAACTATGCAAAGTAATGTATTAGTACATTATGGAGTGCAACCGCAGTGCGTTTCGGTGATCTGGTGTTTTCACAGTTATGTTCAGCAAGAATTATCAAGTCTATACCAATTGGCAGCAAGTATTCCACTAGGAGTATTAGCTTGGAACGTACTGGCAGTATGTTCAAGTTTACATTGCCTTGTCCTGATACTAGGTGACACTTGCGCATCCAATTGTCTGAGACCCTCATTTGATAAATTGAGTTACACATATCAGTAGACAAAAAAGAGTTTTTGGTTCTCGAATTAGCTGTCAAACTATCTTGTTCTTAAGTTAGCTTAGATGCTAGGTACTTGGTTGAGTTAAACATTTGTTTCTTTGAGCCAGCATGCTTCCGACCTTGTCATGGACCACAGACCTGGCTCTGTGTCTGCCATTTTCCCAACAAGGTCATTGCCAATAATTTCAATTTTTATAGCATACCAAGTGGTAGAAGACAAAATTTTAAATTTGTGCAAGGGCACCAAGTATTGGACATGGTACACTGTACCAAAATTGTTAACCGAATTCACAGTTGCACTTGAGACAGCGCTCATGCATGCAGAGCATgatctcatactccctccgtccgaaaatacttgtcattgaaatagatgtatctagatgtattttagttttagatacatccattttcatccattttgaagacgagtaattccggacggagggagtacatgttaaaGTCAAATATCTCATATTTAACTAGACAGTGCATGTGCACTCatacaaaaaataatataaaaaggataCACACACTAAATTATGCACTCCACTGTGTTTAGTACATCTTTGAAACTTCTTTATGCTTTGTAAAGCAGTACATTGTGTAATTGTTAGTTACTTTTGGGTAGTTTGAAATATTGCACATTTGAATGAAATAAGACATTGTGCATGCCTAATAACATAAGGTACACGAGCTGTCTTAACTCCAGTTTATGCAAAAAGAAAAATAATTAGTGCATTGCAGAAATATCATATTGCCAGCGCTAAATGGCTGAATGTCGATCTGCCTAGTTCAACGTTTCACCACATGAGAGTTGCACAAATAAATTATATATTCTACCTACCCCTTTTGAGTTCTTGAATGTTTCAATGTTGAAACATCGAAGCACTACTTTTTTCATTCCGTAGCTGCTTATATTTTCTCTGGAAGTTTGCTTCAAATTTGATGTCAATTTCTCGTCATTTTTATTCATAATCTGTGCAGAAAACGGAGAGGGCCTTCAAGTTCTCCACTATGAGGTTGGACAGAAATATGAACCTCACTTTGATTACTTCCATGATGATTTCAACACCAAAAATGGGGGCCAGCGTATAGCCACTGTTCTTATGTATCTGTATGTACTACAAAGATATGCATTTTGTTACATATAACATGCAACATAGATGATCCAATTGACTTTTCTTTTCCAACTGATTAATTAGTTCGGATGTTGAAGAGGGCGGTGAGACCGTGTTTCCTTCTGCTAAAGTTAATAGCAGCTCAATACCATTTCATAATGAGCTGTCTGAATGTGCAAAGCGGGGTATATCGGTCAAACCGAAGATGGGAGATGCATTGCTTTTCTGGAGCATGAGGCCTGATGGAACCCTGGATCCCACAAGCCTCCATGGTGAGATTCTAATACTTGATGCAATGACAAAATTGTTTTCCTTAAAATGGTTGTGCAACAATATATTGACTCTTCTGTTTACCTGCAATTTCTTTTAGGTGGTTGTCCAGTGATAAAAGGTGACAAATGGTCATCTACAAAGTGGATTCGTGTTCATGAGTACAAAGTTTAGGCATAACAGAACCAGGCACTTAAGGTACTAGTTAATTATGCTGTACAGGTTTTTGGTTTGCCAACTACCAGGAGTAGTGGACCTCTACTCCACACTATCAAGCGCATTCTGGATTTATGTGAGGTCTTTTGTTTCTAATTCTTTGCAGGTCATGCAGCAGTTACTAAATATGTGGACGTTACAGCACATGATGAGGTCTCCAGTTTTCCATAGAGGATCGCCCTACATTTTTTTTTCTACCTTAACCAAGGCTTGGTCTTGGTCACCTTGTTGTACATTAACTTGTTAATCAGGCTTATGAACCAATATGAACCATGATCGCTCAGAGAAGATGTATTTGTTGAGTGTATAAATAACCATTGCCCTTCTAACGCAAATCGAGATGAGTGCCTGATAGTTcgatatgtgtgaaagagcattccTGTTCTATTAGCTGAAAGCCTAATTCAAATGAGATTTTAACTGCTACTCGTTCTATCCCTATTTACATGGTGTCCATGTATTTCGAGGTGCAACTTTTCCCCATATTTATAGGTCGAATTGATGGTCAAAGTTCAACCACGAAATTCGACAAGAAAGTCTGACCCCACATGCTAAATACTCCATAACTGGAGCATGTTTTTTTATGAATCATGAAAGCATGCAAATTGTGTGAAACGAACCCCGTCTTTCAAACATTTAAGCAGGCCTTTGTTTGAAGTTTGTAAGATGGTAATCCTATATATTTCAATACTAATTCTACATTTTCACTGGAATTATTGGACCATATAGAAGTTTGTAACTACTTGTGTATCAACAAGATAATCACTCCATCATTGCCTCTCCCCCCTATCCTTAATCTTCTGTAAGATAATACCCATCCATTCTCCAAACACTCAAAGAGTCTTTATCCATAGATCTCACGCTTTACTTTTGGTTCCCAAGAAACGGAAGCAGACTCCTTTGGGATTGGTGCATGCTTAAGGATGCAAGCGGCGCGGGACATCCTGTCGGGCCGCTACGCCGCCCCGCAATTAGGCCCCCTATTTGACGCTCTTTGCGTCAAATTGGCGGCGCCACGCACAGGGGGCAGCTCGACTGGATCGGCCCGCACAGGGGGCAGCTCGACTGGATCGGCCCATGAAGCGGGTCGAAAAATATGGCAAAACTTAGTGGAGAGCGGAGGGGATTCGAGCTGGCGACCTATAGGTTGCGAACGTGCCCACATAGCCACTCCGGTAGAATAGCTTAGTTGGCTGTAGAGCAACGCACAACTTAAAGTATTAAAACCTGACTTGTGTACTGTAGCCAATTACTGTAGCGAACCCGAAATTAGTTGCTGCGTTGTTTTTAAAAGTGTAATTTCTTTTATTGCGTGTATTTTAAAAGTGCGCACATTCTTTGAATTAATGAAAAAATTTAGAGACCGAAACATATTTCGAATATGTGAACAACAAAATTGAAAAGGCAGAAATTGTTTTTGAAAAACATGaaccattttttgaattttggaacAAGTTGGGAAGACATTTAAACCACGAAgattttttgaattcgtgaaccaATTATGAAATTCAAAACTAATATGAaagtgtgaacattttttaaatttgtgaaaaaTATTGGAAAAATGGAACATTTCATGATATTCCAAACAAAAATTTGAAaccacgaacatttttttgaattgctGAATAAAAAACATAAAATGGAATATTTCATGAAAttatgaacaaaaatttgaaagcgcgaacattttctgaaattcttgaactttttttgaattttttaccaaATTTTAAAaccatgaacattatttgaatttttAAACAAATTATGAAATTCTAAACAAATATGAaagcgtgaacattttttgaatttgtgaacaaatattTTAAATACTGAACATTTCCTGATATTCCAAACAAAAAtttgaaacacgaacattttttgaaatttggaagttttttttgaaactctgaacaaaatttgagaataaaAACATTTATTAATTTTCTGAACAAATAtttaaacaggaacattttttgaaacactcGAACAATACTTCAAAACATGAACAGTTCTTGAGAAATTAACAATTTATAAAAACATTAACCTTTTTTGAAACACGAACACTTTATGAAGTGATGAACAAATTTTGAGAATGCAAACAATTTTTGAAAGACGAACAATTTCGGAAATAATAAACGAATTTTGTAAGCAGATAATTTTCTGAAAATTCCAGAATATTTCTTAAACACAAGCATTTAAAAAAAACGAGAACATATTTCGAAAATTAGAAACAAAAATTTTTAAAATTCCAAACAAAAAttgaaaacacgaacaattttGCCAATTCTGTACATTTTTTTAAAGCACGAATATTTTCCAAAAAATGCGAACattttctaaaaagaaaaataaaattgaaaaacgaaaaaaagaaaaggaaaaacgaacattttttgaatttagagaacaaaattttcaaattgagaaaaaaatttgaacataaatattttctaaaagtacgaacattttttgaatcttgagaacaaattttgaaacgaagaacaaatatggacaatttcttaaagcatgaacatttttgaatcttgagaacaaatttatgAATGaaaagaacattttttgaacaaacttgttcacgaacatttttcaaaattttgaatatttttgtaaaagcgcgaacatttttttgaaagagaaaacataaacttgaaaaacaaaaaagaaaaaaagaaaagtaaaagaaacagaaatataaaaagaaagaaaaataaaaaaccggttcaggaaccttctagaaggttccccaaACCGGAAAAAACCCAGCTGGgaacctctagaaggttcccaataCCCGGAGCGCTGGAACGGTTAAACgggccggcccgttgcgtcgctgcTCGGTCGGTCGCCCTGTGCGAAGCGCCGGCAGTTTGACGCAACGAGCGGCAAATAGGGGATTCCGCTTTGTCCAGCGGGAGTCCCGCACGTCCCGCATGTCCCGCACCGCAAAAGTAAAAGGGTTTCTTATCTCTCTCTTGCTTCCTCCCGATCGGGACGGCAGCCCTGCAAAATCGATGACCTTCTTCCGTCTCCAAGTTGAATCCTTCGTAAGCGCGAGATTCCGCAACAATCTAATCCTCACACATACCTTGCCTACCGTGATGATATGTCCGCCGGGGGCCGCTGCGGCGGCGCCGACTCTGCAGTGAGGATGTTCTTCCTCCACTGGCTCCCACATGCGCAGCGGCGGCGGCCGCATCATCGAACAATTTGTCTTTGTCAAGCAGTTCCAGCAGCCGTACAGCATCGTCATGGCGCCACACCATGATGGACAGATATGCCATGCACGCACGTAGACGTAGATCCAAACTGACACCAAAGGATCTCAGTTCATCGGGCCTAGCCCACCTACGTAAAGACACCCCTATACGCTCCTGTTGCGCCTGCCCACGCGCGCTGCCGCGTTTGTCGCAACTCGCAAGCATGCCGACAGACGTTCAGCGAGTCTCCCTGAGTTTACTGAATGAATCAGGTTTATGCTTGTAGTACAAGCACCGGCTGCCTAGCGGGACTTTAGCGGGCTCATGCGGGCTGCCGCGTTGTCCGCCAAAAGTGAAGCGGCGTGAGGCGGGCTGCCCGCGGTGGCCGCTAAAAACGCAGCCTCCCGCTTCGGTGTTTGGCGGGCAGCCGCAACCCGTCCCGCCTGCAACCTGATGCATGCTCTTTCTTCTTTCTTTAGAGTCGGTGCATATTCATTCTTAATCTATGGATTGGCAGCTCTTCACTTGAGTTGGGAACTGTATCATGGCTCATCTTCTCCTTCGACTTGAAGGAGTCTCAGCCGAATTCTTGTATGTTTAGAGGCAACCATCGGTCTCATGCCTCAACCTCCTTCACTGGAGGCCCTAAATGTGCTCTTTGGATGCACATCCTTGGCACGCAGGTATTTGACGTTTCTTCATCTTCTACAAGGAGGCCACCGCCCGTACAAGGAGATCATTCCTCTCCAACACATGTTGTTCTACCAGATCCTCGTTGTCGGTGAGCTATTTATCATCTTCATCCTCCTATAGGTGTCCGACcatcatcttcatcaccaacgTTCAAGTGGGGCTCTTGCTCGATGGTGATTGTCGTCGACGAGGCTTCGAGGTGGAGCAACGTCGGTCGTCTCTCCCAATGTTCGCTAGATGTGTGGCCCTCCACGTGCCCTCTCCCTGCATGGTTGAGCGGCACACATTATCTAGGGCATTGTTGTAAATTGCCCTAGGCGGGGATTGTAGTCACTTCTTGTAATGGATGGCAGGTCTTTTATCTGCCTAGAAAAACAAGAGGCAAGCTTTGTTGAATGGAGAGGCCGATGGGTCTCTGTGACTGAGACTTGTTTGAGGCGGGAAGGCGGGTAAGGTTGACCGGGTAATTAGAGGGTGTTAGGAAACAAAGAATATCTATTTATCTTTCGCTCCATAATTAGTTTCATCAAAGTTATACAAGATTTTTGATAATCACTAGGGAGGTTAGGAGGATGGTTGTACCCCTAGTCCACTACGGATCAAACACCATGTTTGATAAGCAAGGTGCGAGTGATGCCTTTGTCAGTCTCAATCTGCGAGCTTAGGCCCTCTAGGAATCTACTATCTCATCCTTGATGTTCTAATGAGTTACTTGAAAAAAATGACGTGTTCGTAGTCTTCCTTGTGCCCCgaaaatttagagaagaaccaagaaTTCTTTGAGGCGAGCAATATTAATATTTTTAATAAACAAGATACATAATTTATAATTAATCAACTACTCCTCCGACCGTGAAAAGAGCACATAATTTTTTTGGCTTGTAGATTACGGAGGAGCACAATGCTAGCGAAACTTCCTAATTTACATTCATGTGACCGTTTCGTCCTTGCGCAGCCGTGTGCACAATAACTGCCTTGATAAAGAAAGAGGTGGGTAACGGTGGaaggggtgttggaaatatgccatggaggcaataatattgtattactaTATTTCTATATTCATAATAAGTGTTTATATTTCatgttataactgctatgatcctggaatatgcgattaagtggaaaactcatatgcacgtgtgaaataataaacaaataaaataaaggttcctagtctcgcctctaagactgactcaagtgttgttggtgatcatgttttccggatcttaggatatcattaagtataatggtagtcctaaaacaacattgagattatgacgttggaagaaGGATCATATTGATGAATGGACCCAAATttgtttgttatgaattgagaTAATATCGTCTGTAACCAATTGTAGTAGCACGGAGTGTTAACATGTGGTTttactccttagaccatgagagtttcgtagtcacttcttaccgtacgatggactttggggttgctcaaatgtcaCGTGCAACacagtgatcataacgacaacttacaggctCATCGGAAAGTTtggcaagggactagatagctcgagagtgggatttgatcctctgacaatggagagatattcttagggccctcttggtGTGATGGAATCCTCATTGTCTGTCCAGACACAGGGGACTACGtaacggggatgccggaacacgataACACAAAGAAGAACAAAATCAGTAACGAGGATTTCGATACAGTGAATGTGTGATGACTCAGGATGATATCGATGCATCCTGTgttttgtaaagtatcacgaaACAAAGGAACATCacgtgataaccaaaggttcactcagaatatcatttgtgtgctcatagggatcgatatggacgtccatggttccgctatcggtcattgaaagaAGGGGTTTagttcatgtctatgagttaccgaacctatggggtcacaagcttaaggaaaTCACGATATGCTGAGTCTTAGTAGCACAGGGGTactgagaatatatttgtggaattgtttcgttaatattcagaatagtttcgagaggatccagaagtgtttcggggtcaccggaaggaTTTCAGAGTTTATCAGGCAATACCAGGTATTCCCGATAATTAATATATAGGTTAAATTATATAAAAGGGTCTAATAATAATTAGCAGGTTTTTATATTAATTTAAGTATCAACAAGTCTTAAAAAGCCAAGAGGTGGAGAGCTACTTGGGCCACTTGGGCCCAaataggtggaggcgcccccttcctCCTTATGAAggaaggggaggccgaattggagggggATTTCCCCTCCTTGGCCGACGAAAGGGAGAGGATTTCCTTCCTTTTggctcccctctcctccttcctccaacctatatatacttgag encodes:
- the LOC119334723 gene encoding probable prolyl 4-hydroxylase 3: MASRTAGRGGRPLLGGSAGGGRRGKPSKAIMAALLLASVALLLLLALGALSLPAGSGRGAVLSLPRPRFRRSAFESRLEKRGEKGEPWTEVLSWEPRAFIYHNFLSKEECQYLISLAKPHMKKSTVVDSATGGSKDSRVRTSSGTFLKRGQDKIVRTIEKRISDFTFIPVENGEGLQVLHYEVGQKYEPHFDYFHDDFNTKNGGQRIATVLMYLSDVEEGGETVFPSAKVNSSSIPFHNELSECAKRGISVKPKMGDALLFWSMRPDGTLDPTSLHGGCPVIKGDKWSSTKWIRVHEYKV